CACTGACATAAATACTCGTAAAATATCACTGATAACATTTAAACCATATTGATTTCACATGAAAATCTATAGAAATTAATACAAACAGACtggtttaataattaattatgaaacgggaaaaaaaaattaaatacctgCTTTTGAGGGATTTTGATTGCTGGAGGAGAAGGATCTTTTTTGACTGGAAGAAGAGCAGGGACACTGATGTTTAGGAGCTCATTTGACAATGGAGTTTTCTTGCATTTCTTGTCAGGATTATTGGCTCTGTTGGCCGTGGAGGGGCGAACAAATGGCTCCTCTTGCTTGTTTCGAATAATGTCCGACGTTTGAGGAGGCTTTTTGAGCCTGGGACTGAACCTTTCACTCGAAGCTTTCTTGCATTTCTTTGCGGGTATTTGCTCATGTTGCTGCTCTTGCACTGGTTGTAGCTTGGGCTTTGATGAGATGGGTTGAAGCTGATTATTACTCATTTGTGAAGATGGTGAACAAGATTGCCTGCGTGGCTGATGAGGAATGCGATTTTGGTCTTTTAGAGTAGAGGATGGTGTGGTTGGTTTCTCTTTGGATTCCAAGAATCTACTGAGCCTTGGTGAACAAGAGGGTGTTGAGTGCTTGCCTGGACTGGACTGATCAACAACAGCTAAAGCCGCTCTGGAACTTATTTTCTTGGCCTTCATTTGATTGACAAGTTCTTCTCTTGCTTGTTCCCTGTTCTTTAAAGTGTTTGTTATGTCAAGCCCAACTTTTCCGCTAACACTTTCTTTAACTTGCTTCACTATTTGCTTTGCGTAATGACTTGGGCTTCTGTACTCATCTTCTTGTTTGAGTTCTTTTCTCCGTAAAAAAGAGAAACGATAGAAGTCAATCTCTTCACCCACACCCATGTTCTCTTTGTTGATTTGAAGTGAAAGACGGTGGTGGTCCACGTCTGATCTTCTGGCTGAAGATATTCTAGGTGTCTCAGGCAAAGAACGAGAGCCTGTAATATGACCATAATCTATAGAATTTCTGTGGCTGGTAATCGGTTTGTTTTGGAGGGTTTGTCTGGCAGGTCGATGCAAATTTGACCTGGCCAGAAGATTTGGTGTTTCGTGAAAGGATGGTGAAGAGGGTGAATGGCTATCTGGAAGAAGATCGAGACCCATCAGTCTGGCTACTAAATTTGGAGTTCTTGCCCCAGGAGAAGGGCTCATTTCTGAAGAAGAATCAGTTGAAGCTGATCcaacttttgattttgtatgTCCTTTTCTTGTGTTGATTCGAATACCCATCTGGattttcaaaaatgaagattagtgttaaaacataatatgttactcacttttcaaattaaaaagaatcaTTGAGATactaagaataagaaaaaatgtaGCTAGAAACCCAAAAAGACCTGGAAATTATATACCCTATTATCTAACTTACTgagatatttaatttttcttcttctttaaagcAGCTGGTTGATGACAATGGAGGCTCCTCTAATTCCAAGCTATTCCTTGGTGCTTCTAATCCTGAATTATccaataataaaagaataaaaattcatCAGCATtactcaaaatttcaaaagacaaaaaatatgTCACTTGAATGTGTTTGTGAGAGCAAAGAAAGAACCTTTGAGAATAGTGCGGTCTTCAGAAAAGAAAGAGTTAGGCTTGGAAGGTGGTTGGTGTTGGTGCAAAGGAAACTGAAAATGGTGGAAATCAAAGAACTGAAATACAGCACTCATGCAACCTGAAGGAGTACCAGTAGCAGAAGTACTAGTATCTTTCTCTGCAACTACTCTCTTAGAGTTGGTGGTGGATCTACTACCAACCCAATACCATTCTTTGCCCATATCTAGTAAAAGAACTTTTTTGAAGATAAAGGAAGGTTGTATACAAAAAGCTTACTCCAGAAATGAGAAAGTCTGAGTGAAAATGACAGAAGTAGAAGAGTTCAGTAAGAGATAAGAGAGACTGAGAGTGAGAGAATGAAGTTTGAGTAGGAAAGTAAAGCTGAAGCTGAAAAGCTTATAGGACGCtgttgaagaagagaaaaaagcgGATCCATGAAGCATAAATCAGCCACATTTTGATGCGAAATTAAGTACAATAGAAGTGTGGTTTGTGGGTTTGGTTTGATATTTTATACATGTAAGTTTATCCTGTATGTCTGATGTCTCCAATAAAACACTCACTCCCAAGTTTTACCAGACCATGGCCAGAAACTAACTCTGCCAACTCTCATTGGGAATTGAGATTTTGAAGAAATCCATAAAGATTAAAAGATGACGAAATGGCCACCCACCTCTCTTTCTATCTCTTAATCTAATATAGACTAAACACATCTGCAATCTCTTTTTCGCTCTGATGAAAATGTGATTCCCATTACCTCACCTACTGTGGTTTGAAGTACGAGGTGGTTTATTGGGGATCTGCAACGTGACCTTctgtattaaattaaaacaaaacaaaactatgGATAATTAATTACCTCATCTAACTTTACCAGATTTGAATATTGCTAGCACACTGTCCCCACTAACTTGGGTTGATGAGAGACCCATCTAGCCTCTGAACATGAACCCAGTTGCATTTTAAGTTCAGCAGAAACTAGGTTGGGCTTGTGTGTTGGGATCAAAGGGTTACAGTTCAAAATTTGGCTTTACTTGGTTCATTCTCTCTCATGGAATGGTAGGCCATTCTAAAATGAAATGacatcaaatattcaaattatgagACACCAAACcataaaagtatgtatatattttaaatatataaataaatatatatttaatatatcttattaaatgattgaataattttaaattaataataaaataaaaaatatatatttatttatatattaaaaatgagtagGTATAACATTATTCGATACGAAAATAGATGAAACAAGAATCCTTTAGTAGTATTACATGATCACTTgtatgaaaaaattgtaaatttgtgtgcctaaaatttatatagtat
The genomic region above belongs to Mangifera indica cultivar Alphonso chromosome 15, CATAS_Mindica_2.1, whole genome shotgun sequence and contains:
- the LOC123197728 gene encoding serine/arginine repetitive matrix protein 2-like; this translates as MGKEWYWVGSRSTTNSKRVVAEKDTSTSATGTPSGCMSAVFQFFDFHHFQFPLHQHQPPSKPNSFFSEDRTILKGLEAPRNSLELEEPPLSSTSCFKEEEKLNISMGIRINTRKGHTKSKVGSASTDSSSEMSPSPGARTPNLVARLMGLDLLPDSHSPSSPSFHETPNLLARSNLHRPARQTLQNKPITSHRNSIDYGHITGSRSLPETPRISSARRSDVDHHRLSLQINKENMGVGEEIDFYRFSFLRRKELKQEDEYRSPSHYAKQIVKQVKESVSGKVGLDITNTLKNREQAREELVNQMKAKKISSRAALAVVDQSSPGKHSTPSCSPRLSRFLESKEKPTTPSSTLKDQNRIPHQPRRQSCSPSSQMSNNQLQPISSKPKLQPVQEQQHEQIPAKKCKKASSERFSPRLKKPPQTSDIIRNKQEEPFVRPSTANRANNPDKKCKKTPLSNELLNISVPALLPVKKDPSPPAIKIPQKQVLNAQRSNRSSQLSSNSSQTYEQEAPNELIARDTNDDRANGVTTTTTVRGAAEYEYEYIAKILKRIGIEKHTQVSCIHWLSPSHPLNPSIFHHLENDINTHYRHHHSPLSHQCNRRLLFYLVDEILADILKPFIKTKPWIDGSHMHMQGSKLIEKLCMKIKSFPCADCRVLEHIDAIIEKDLPQMKAQNGIAFEEEEGVVMEIEKDILDTLIEETAVEFGMEKRKRCVSVNT